One window of the Acaryochloris sp. CCMEE 5410 genome contains the following:
- a CDS encoding M48 family metallopeptidase, translated as MRIRGLVKASNRVRDQLKVGIPSQEVSAFQQYVTGTIQATEQICAQAQIKPSQLPVPSRNAYQFLKGVNLNRLPIVEAPAAPGSPMGQKEISIQGIRRQYQYFQERIAELPPSDAKAENRLIQKLSQRTAQIEQLCAEQGATPGNLTPQSQQLYGWMKFLQSDDHLHLHAAAVRQATTIVQQTLATPKSSSNAKTRPFKDLKHLSLEFTPMSALYRCQFKHSHLKIKINEGFILADQDIIQAVIHSMLLDKTPETSTLMTEYSLSETFTELLLALELMVDDLRETSQGNVYDLAAVFASVNQTYFNQEVTQPRLCWSKVYSHRKFGHYEPSRDRVVISLSLDSAKLPRYVIEFVMYHELLHKVHGGRTQNGRRWVHTPEFHRDERQFKYFSQAQQHLERLARTL; from the coding sequence ATGAGAATACGGGGATTAGTAAAAGCCTCTAATCGCGTCAGAGACCAACTCAAAGTTGGCATCCCCAGTCAGGAAGTTTCTGCTTTCCAGCAATATGTGACAGGGACGATTCAAGCCACTGAACAAATTTGTGCCCAGGCCCAGATCAAACCCAGTCAACTCCCCGTACCATCCCGCAATGCCTACCAGTTTTTGAAAGGGGTCAATCTCAACCGTCTCCCCATTGTTGAAGCCCCTGCGGCTCCCGGCTCGCCAATGGGGCAAAAAGAAATTTCCATTCAAGGGATTCGGCGTCAATATCAATATTTTCAGGAGCGAATTGCGGAGCTGCCTCCCTCCGATGCCAAGGCTGAAAATAGGTTGATTCAAAAACTTAGCCAAAGAACAGCTCAAATTGAACAACTCTGTGCAGAGCAGGGGGCAACCCCTGGAAATTTGACCCCGCAATCTCAACAGCTTTACGGCTGGATGAAATTTCTACAGAGTGATGACCATCTCCATTTGCATGCTGCTGCCGTTCGTCAAGCCACAACGATTGTTCAGCAGACCCTGGCTACTCCGAAGTCTTCTTCTAATGCAAAAACTCGTCCATTCAAAGATCTGAAACATCTTAGTCTAGAATTTACGCCGATGAGTGCGTTATATCGCTGTCAATTTAAGCATTCTCACCTCAAAATCAAGATTAATGAAGGATTTATTTTGGCGGATCAAGATATTATCCAAGCGGTGATCCACTCCATGCTGCTGGACAAGACACCTGAAACATCGACCTTGATGACGGAATACTCCCTATCGGAAACATTTACGGAGCTGCTGTTAGCCCTAGAACTGATGGTGGATGATCTACGAGAAACCTCTCAAGGCAATGTCTACGATCTGGCGGCAGTGTTTGCCAGCGTCAATCAAACTTACTTTAACCAGGAAGTAACCCAGCCTCGCCTGTGCTGGAGCAAAGTCTACAGCCATCGGAAGTTTGGTCATTATGAGCCCAGTCGGGATCGAGTGGTGATCAGCCTTAGCTTAGACTCGGCCAAGCTCCCCCGCTATGTCATTGAGTTTGTGATGTATCATGAGCTGTTACATAAAGTTCATGGCGGGCGAACTCAGAATGGCCGTCGCTGGGTCCATACGCCAGAATTTCACCGGGATGAGCGGCAATTTAAATATTTCAGCCAAGCTCAACAGCAT